The DNA region TAACACTATTTTATAAGAATAccatattattgtttattatattttatgtgaaaatttaaaaaaaaaaattgtaatgattatataagatgagatgagataaccAAACCAgaccttaatttatttatgatattaactattttttaactttttataaaaagttaaatcttTCTCAGCCTATTTCATATGttcaaatacatatataaacttatttagCCTTTATTTGGGTAGTCATAATTATTCACAAACagttcactactatttacaaatcactTGAGATCACTTCAACATTCAAACTTAGtattacatttaaatatatctcaatAGGATCTACAAgatactactattcatagatcaACTTAGATCATCTGAAATAATTTCAGCATCCAAATACAGTATTAAGAGTTAAGATACTCTTAACATACATGCcatctattttataaattttttataagagaaatgatttgtttaCGCTCTAAATAGATAAGTCTCATGCAAATTCTTGTAAAAAAGTGGACCCCAccttaaaaaagtgtaaaaaaaaaaaacactattcTTCATTAATGGGacctatttttttacaaaaagctTCTATGAGACTTGTCTATTTGAGGCttgtatctagtattactcttaaagtataattttataaataattataaaaataattgtatgtatgtcattttctaaaaaaatttgtacaaattctaaaataagaaattatgaAATCAAAGCAATATTGAACAACTAGAGGGGTTGGCCAGAGGTGTGTTTCATAACACCAATTAATTTGTAGCACTAATCAGTTGGGGATTAATTGCGTTCAAATGATACagctaatttatttttcaaatacactttaaaaacttttgattttgttccatattgataaaaacaattccaaaaatagaaaattcgAAACAATTGGAATTATTGGATGCATTTACTAATTCATGATCTAGTATGTAAAGAATCATTCCTTTCTTCTCCTATTTTATTTCATGTGAATTTTTAAAAACACAAGGCAATAAATTAAGTAATCAAGCACACAATTCTTTTGCAACAGAAAAATAATGCGATGTTCAACAATAGGTAGATTTGGTTCGaagtaaatataattatttaattatggaagattttatataccatattatcgtttattgaataattttttatcatttaataatgataaatatattatactttatacaatgagataaaaataaaatgagaacatagaatatatgtatatataacattaccatttaattatattctaattattgAAGATCCGTTCCTTTGATCTTGAAGAAGTAGGTAGGTGAGAATTGGTGTTGAAGATCGAGTTcgttaaatgaaaataaataacatcaTCATTACCATGAGGATGACCTATGTTGACTACTAGCTTTACGATTTGGAAACCTAACCCCCAACCAAAAGTCTGGACCCTCAATTATGTGCATTAATAGTGGGTTAGTGTCTCATTATCTATTAgggatttttatttgttatgatATTTCAATAAGAGAATGTTCCATGTATATCttctaagaaaaaaagaatatcaCAAAACAATAGTAGTCCTGATCATGCTAGCATCTTTCATTTTGGATTGTCTTGTAACAAGAGACTTAAGActcatttggatagtgagagaagataatctgtgaataataataaaataatttataaatagtaataaaatagtttgagttaagatatatttatggagtttgaaaaataggagaaaaaaaattgaataaaaatattataaagttaaaatattgttagaatatagttttttaatattatttttatttaggtatttgaaaaagttgattagatgcaaaagttgaatatttacaattaaaaaatgtttgtgaTTGTAGTATTTGGATACTGAGATATGATGGGATCAAATGAGATTAGAGTATCTTGTTATCCAAACCAAGCCTTACTGAAGTGAAATCATAGCCATTTCTTGAAACGGGCTTTAATTACATACGATTCAAATCTTACCAAATATTACGTTATACTTATTAATACGAGACATTTTAAGTGATTTTCTATAATGATCATATAAAAAGACAGTCActtaaaatgagaaaaatcaaCACTCGTGAGTAaggatgaaaaaatttataatggaaAACAATATTTCTGATTTCAACAAGTGTTTTCTATGAACTAACCTTTGCACTGATTAAGTATGggttaaatacaaaattattggCTCGTTTGGTttgtttcaaaaataaaaataaaaaattgctccttgttttttctttaattgaaaTTTTGACTTCTATAAGAAATCCACTAGCAAATCATTAGAAGTTCTACATCAACACCAATCATTCTTTGGCACATGTCCTTCAACTCGCCATTTTTAagtcataaaaatattataaaaaagtaaaaaaaaaaaacctaagaaatacaaataaatatagaaacaaaaataaaatctaagaataaaattgaaaaaccattaaaaattaaaatttcgattaaattttaattttgagagaaaatgatcaatttcttaTTTAAGCGTTTCTATTTTGAAAGTtggttataattattattattattattattattttagcatAGGCTTCGTCAATTAATATTTGtaatgaattaatatagaaGAAAGAATATGATATATACGATAAAGGAAATAAGGCAAATATTCTAGACATTTTAACTCTAAATTgtctaatatttattttcaaatccattcaaattattttaggCACAAGTAACCGAATTTATCAGCATGTTGTAACTCATTAATGGTGTATGTGACTGATCAACAAGAGCAAAActcatattttcaaaatgaataatgttataCATCATACTATCATTTCACTCGTATCTTACTATGTAAgatatgacacatttatcactattgaataataaaaaaaatttaataaaaaatcatcAAATTGTGATAAATGTACCACATCTTACATAATAGAATGAAAATAAGATGGTATcatagtatataaaattttcctttaaaatttatataaactatGACCCGCGATGCGGTTATGTTTCTCTAAAGAGTCTCCCACGACTTGAAGATGTGGGTCCAGTTATGAAGGTTGACTTGTTGGTCTCAACGTCTCTATGCATCAACTTCAAAGTGGTGTATTTGTGATTGAAGTTAATTTGTTTAGTTGAACAGGGACCCCAAAGGTTGGTTGGgcaaggattcaaatcatcacCCATTTAGTGTTAATGATAGCAACCTAACTATGTGCTCCATTTAACATAAGAttcaattgattttttgttgttttagtaTCATTTTTATGGTTGTCAAAAGTGAGggttatgaataaaatttgagAACTactctcttaaaaatatataaagaaatattatatcaGTTATAACAAAGAAAATGAGCTTTAAGACAATGGGATATAACATTTCTAGACCCACCAGGTGGTCcatttaattgattttatacATTAAGACGCCCCTTTGTTTCCTCACTTAAATTGCGAAGTGATTTGTATAAAAGTTTCATCGTAGCTAAgtgccaaaataaaaaagaatggcTGGAAAACCATTGCAACAAAAAGCCCAGCTCTTATTTGGACTTCTGAGAGGGCCACAGAACCGGGTCTCTTCTGTCAATAGAGCAGAGgatctttcaaacaaaacattggTTTTTGACTCAGAGGGTACTCTGCTGAGATCATCTTCGTTTTTTCCCTACTTCATGCTGGTGGCCTTTGAAGCTGGAGGACTCTTGAGAGCTatcgttttctttcttttgtaccCTCTGGTTTGTTTGTTTGGTGAAGAGCTGGGGCTGAAGATTAAGGTTTTCTTGTGCTTCTTTGGGATAAAAAAAGAGAGCTTTAGGATCGGAACATCTGTTTTGCCCAAGTTCTTCTTGGAAGATGTTGGGTGTGAAGGCTTTGAAATGGTGATGAGTTTTGGGAGAAAGGTTGCAGTGAGTAACTTACCTACAGTCATGGTCGAAGGGTTTTTGAAAGACTATTTAGGGGTTGACGCTGTTGTGGGAAGAGAGTTAAAGGTGGTTTGTGGGTACTTTGTAGGGTTAATGGAAGACAAGAGGGCAGATGGGACTCTTTTAGATGATATTCTTGGTGAGGAGAAAACATGTTCTGGTATTATTGCTAGTGTTTACCACAGAAAGGTTCTTGATCAGCATCCCTTTACTCATTGCGAGGTACTCTCTCACACACATACATGCATTTTATAGATGAGAAATGCTTCTTGATCTGCGAAAACATTTGAAAATTAAGAAACTGATGTATCACGTTGAGCCATCTCAATTTATAAATCTCTTATAGTCCTAGTAGATACTTGTTCTTAACAATGCGCATTTGTTTCACCAGGAGTTTTACTTGGTGAGTAGAGCTGAGAAGAGGAACTGGCATATCCTTCCAAGGGTGAAATATCCAAAGCCATTGATCTTCCATGATGGAAGATTGGCATTCAGGCCAACCCAACTGGACACCTTAGCTATGTTGATGTGGATTCCTTttgggattttcattttcctcatcagATTCAACTCTGGCAGATCATTACCAAACTGTATGTTGAATCCAATACTGGCTTTCACTGGGATAAGAACCACCGTTTCAAGACCCAATTCCCCTACTCCTCCaaccaatattaataaaaaaacaccCAATGGCGTACTCTATGCCTGCAACCACAGAACTCTGCTCGATCCACTTTTTCTTGATCTTGTTTTGAATAATTCACCCTCTGCGGTCACATACGGCATAAGCAAGTTTTATGCAGCAGTTTCTCCAATCAAGAACGTCAACTTAACAAGAGACCGGGAAAAAGATAGAGCTGGAATGCAAAAGTTGCTAAGCCAAGGTGACCTTGTGGTTTGCCCTGAAGGAACCACTTGCAGGGAACCTTATTTACTAAGGTTTAGCCCTTTATTTGCAGAGCTGACAGATGACATAGTTCCTGTAGCCATAGATTCGCAGGTAAGTATGTTTTATGGAACAACGGCCAGTGGGTATAAATTCTTAGACCCTGTGTTTTACCTGATGAATCCATTTTCTTCCTACACTTTGAGAATTCTTGAGAAGTTGCCGGGCTCACACACGTGTAAGGTTGGTGGGATATCCAAGTTTGATGTAGCCAATCACGTGCAAAAGGAGATAGCCAGAGCTTCAGGGTTCGAATGCACCAGTCTTACTAGAAAGGACAAGTACATGATCTTAGCAGGTAATGAAGGAATAGTTCAGGGTCGTAAAAGACTATGAAGTATGAACAGAATTTGCAAAAGCATgctttattgttttctttttatccttttttgcTGTTAAAACCATGTATATGGGCGTATTAATAGCATCCAGCAGGGAAAGATgcagtaaaagaaaaataacggTATTTTacaaataatgttagatataatcatAAAGTGTGTAAATGTtatataattgttttgaaaaaaatagagatttattatgaaaaaattaatatttttcatctagatctcatatttattcactctTTTCAGTGATTGTGTGGTTTTTATATACTTCagaactgtaaatatcatttctctattcttatatttcatttactactattttattatttagttttttttttctttttactatttgaatctaaattaaaaatttcaaaatatgactTTAGTGTATAatttagtaataaataaatttaatcaaccAACGTAAtcatgtaaattaattaaaaataaattttatattataaaaatgtactcaaagaacaaaaaaaggtaagtttttataaaattgaattcttttaattatataatatgattacATTAATtgattgaaattattttattatagattatgcaaaaatgttatgttatgagatttttttaaaagaacaaaagagaaaaaataataaaataggcaTAAAGTATCTTTACCCAAAAGAAAATGGGGAACCTCTTTTATTGTATCAAACTGTATGAAATAAGAGTACAGCCACTGCGGCcagatttctctctctcttccaatttcagtttttattttctcgTGCAAAAGCAATACGCGTATTAGAGTGCTAATTTTTGGCAGTTCTATGGCTCAAAGCATCATCGGGACGTAGAGATAGACCCAATGATTTTAGTGTAATAAACTGTTTGGAAGACAAACAAAATTACGATCATTCCACACTATCATCTTACTTTAGAATACATTTTAGAGCACTTTCAatgaatactttataatatatttttttttaaaatatagagaaaagttttcaaaatcacattcCATCCGATCTTCTATTTTAAAGGGATTATACAGTTTGCTACAGGAAGCCGCTACATTTGAAGGAGCCTGTACACTGttgtaaacatttttttttattcatttcttacGTATCCATACAAACCGGAGACAACGTAGTCAGGCTGCCATTGCCTTTggaaatgtgatatttttaataatttgaatattaattatttggttagtggtgatattttaatatatacttttattatataatttttttaatttttaaattaatttatattttagtttaacctataaatttggattaatttaaaatagtagataattatatgacattgtatatatagaaatattacaaatatcaagagatatgaaaatatcattgataaatagagaaaatatttgaaatgaataaaaaatattaaaaagtataatatttaaatgatataaagaaaaaatagataagatgattatggtatattgtaaaagttagtatgtaaaataaaaaaaagtaaattttagtgatgtattttaaaaaataggatAGAAAATCCATTGTAAGTGCTCATAGAAAAGACTTCTTATAATTGAGAGCCGTGCTGTAGAAGATGGATCTCGATAAAagcaaaattatatatttttaatttttatcattcatttttctatttttaaatatttttaaaaaatattataatattattaaaaaatattttcttaattattaaataaagagaaaaaaatttatcgaGACTCAACTCAATAGATTTTCCCTGTAATGGGAGCATATTTTCGGATAACTTTTCATAACTTTATTTTCcaaaaggatatatatatatatatatatatatatatatataaaaaccaaAAAGCCCTGAGAAATCCAAAGTCCAATACACCTAAGCCTCACACTCTTATGGCAGTGAACACAACAGAAAGGAAACTATGACAACAAGTATCTCTTCATTGTATAAATAGTGTTCTATGCTCTTCTCCCATCCAActttaataaatgaataataactactttattattatccatttattactttttttatatatttttttttaattttttattttatttaatgattaaggagatgagtattagtaaagttatatatttttctaatttttttcttaataattaaggatgttaaaaaaatacttaaaagaaaataataaaataataaaaaaaaattgaaatgaactTGAATAGTAGATGGGTTGTAACATTAACAAATAAGAGCTACACTTTCTAGAGTCTAGGAGGGACACAGCATGGCAATTAAATTTGTAGACAAATGAAATTTCACACCCGGTAACCAGAGGTTTGTCTGTATGGTGAAAAAATAAGGCATGTTATTCAAACAAAGCAGTCACTTCCTCATGTGAAAGGAAGACAAACCAATTAACAAAAACTGACTCGTTTGATTACATagttaaaatgagatattttaaatagtaataagatttTTGGGTTAAGATTAAATAAGATGGTTTGTTAAAATTGATATgtatttggatagtaagatgagatgaaagaatttttaaattttgggatttgaaaaagagGTAGGTCCCACTTTTTGGATAACAACCATGGGCTtactattttttactattcacttACTGTTTTG from Carya illinoinensis cultivar Pawnee chromosome 6, C.illinoinensisPawnee_v1, whole genome shotgun sequence includes:
- the LOC122313961 gene encoding probable glycerol-3-phosphate acyltransferase 2, encoding MAGKPLQQKAQLLFGLLRGPQNRVSSVNRAEDLSNKTLVFDSEGTLLRSSSFFPYFMLVAFEAGGLLRAIVFFLLYPLVCLFGEELGLKIKVFLCFFGIKKESFRIGTSVLPKFFLEDVGCEGFEMVMSFGRKVAVSNLPTVMVEGFLKDYLGVDAVVGRELKVVCGYFVGLMEDKRADGTLLDDILGEEKTCSGIIASVYHRKVLDQHPFTHCEEFYLVSRAEKRNWHILPRVKYPKPLIFHDGRLAFRPTQLDTLAMLMWIPFGIFIFLIRFNSGRSLPNCMLNPILAFTGIRTTVSRPNSPTPPTNINKKTPNGVLYACNHRTLLDPLFLDLVLNNSPSAVTYGISKFYAAVSPIKNVNLTRDREKDRAGMQKLLSQGDLVVCPEGTTCREPYLLRFSPLFAELTDDIVPVAIDSQVSMFYGTTASGYKFLDPVFYLMNPFSSYTLRILEKLPGSHTCKVGGISKFDVANHVQKEIARASGFECTSLTRKDKYMILAGNEGIVQGRKRL